The sequence ACGAACACTCTTTGGAATAGGTGAAAATAATGCCTCAACATCAGGGACACCTATTGTATCCAACATTTCTTTTTTATCAGTCTCTGTAAGAGGTAAATAACGGTATTGGTTCATTTTCTCTCCTCCTTAACGGCTACGTTTATAAAACGTTTTAGGTACTTTAACAGCATTTAACAAGCGTTTTCGTACTTGAATTTCAAATGTTTCTTCTTTGAAAACATCATGGTTGACCAATGCTAACGCAATGCTCTTTCCTAATGTTGGTGATTGTGTCCCAGTAGTAACTACACCCACTTCAACTCCATCTTTCAACACAGGATAACCATGTCGCGGCACACCTTTATCAACTAATTCTAAACCGATAATACGACGCATTTTACCTGTAGCTTTTTGATCAATCAATGCTTGCTGACCAATAAATTGAGGCTCTTTATCTAATTTGACTGCAAAACCTAAGCCTGCTTCTAGAGGTGAAATTGTTTCAGAAATTTCTTGCCCATATAATGATAAGGCAGCTTCAAAACGAAGTGTGTCTCGAGCCCCTAAACCAATCGGTTTCACATCATCTAATCGTGCAAAAAATTGCCATAACTCTAAGGCAGCTTCACTATTCATATATATTTCAAAACCATCTTCCCCTGTATATCCTGTGCGTGACACAATCACTTGATGACCTTCAATCATA comes from Brochothrix thermosphacta DSM 20171 = FSL F6-1036 and encodes:
- the gcvT gene encoding glycine cleavage system aminomethyltransferase GcvT, encoding MSELKHTPIFAGYSEFGGKTIDFGGWELPVQFSGIKEEHQAVREAAGLFDVSHMGEITVRGNDALPFLQKLLSNDLSKMSDNQAQYNIMCYEDGGCVDDLIVYRHSETNYLLVVNASNTEKDYQWLASHADAFDVTVKNVSDEYGQIAIQGPHAVAIVQRYADRPIDDMKPFYFDGNVMIEGHQVIVSRTGYTGEDGFEIYMNSEAALELWQFFARLDDVKPIGLGARDTLRFEAALSLYGQEISETISPLEAGLGFAVKLDKEPQFIGQQALIDQKATGKMRRIIGLELVDKGVPRHGYPVLKDGVEVGVVTTGTQSPTLGKSIALALVNHDVFKEETFEIQVRKRLLNAVKVPKTFYKRSR